In Streptomyces sp. NBC_00414, a single window of DNA contains:
- a CDS encoding gamma-glutamylcyclotransferase family protein, which translates to MSRLPFFVYGTLLRGEVNHDAFLRGRTLSQTPATLTGALLYDGPGYPYAVETPGGGGVVHGELVTATPTAYAQLLPALDRLEEYTPGDPTNLYERVARDVTRTTDGAHVRAWVYVAAPATATRLRANGNPIRTGNWRPT; encoded by the coding sequence GTGAGCCGGCTGCCGTTCTTCGTCTACGGGACTCTGCTCCGAGGGGAGGTGAACCACGACGCCTTCCTTCGCGGCCGCACACTCTCGCAGACCCCGGCGACCCTCACGGGCGCGCTGCTGTACGACGGCCCCGGCTACCCGTACGCCGTCGAGACACCCGGGGGCGGGGGAGTGGTGCACGGCGAACTCGTCACCGCCACCCCCACCGCGTACGCCCAACTCCTGCCCGCACTCGACCGGTTGGAGGAGTACACCCCGGGCGACCCGACGAACCTCTACGAACGCGTGGCAAGAGACGTGACACGGACGACGGACGGCGCACACGTACGGGCCTGGGTGTACGTCGCCGCCCCAGCGACAGCGACGCGACTAAGGGCGAACGGCAACCCCATCAGAACCGGCAACTGGCGCCCCACCTAG
- a CDS encoding molybdopterin oxidoreductase family protein, translating to MQTPVTPTHCPYCALQCGMNLTPVPDGDGGSVVEVTERTDFPVNRGALCGKGRTAPALLSSRVRLTSPLVRTDGELRPAGWDEALDRIAEGLSRTRTEHGPDACGVFGGGGLTNEKAYTLGKFARVALGTSQIDYNGRFCMSSAAAGGIRAFGLDRGLPFPLEDIPRTGCVILVGSNLAETMPPALRYLTELKENGGTLIVIDPRRTRTAEQADLHLAPRPGTDLALALGLLHLVVAEGRTDEAYIHERTSGWEEARAAAMAHWPEYVERITGVSVPQLRETVRMFCEPESAMVLTARGPEQQSKGTDTVGAWINLCLATGRAGRPFSGYGCLTGQGNGQGGREHGQKADQLPGYRKLDDPAARRHVAEVWGVDPDSLPGPGRSAYELLDAMGTDIRSLLVMASNPVVSAPRAAHVEERLRSLDFLAVADVVLSETAELADVVLPVTQWAEETGTTTNLEGRVLLRKQAITPPDGIRSDLYVMRELAARLGVEKGFPTDPEEVFEELRRASAGGPADYSGITYRRLAEENGVFWPCPAEEAGGPTGLAAGAGAGGVHPGTPRLFLDRFATPDGRARFVAVSHRPLAEEPDDEYPVLLTTGRVVSQYQSGAQTRRVDELNAAAPGPFVELHPRLAERLGAVEGEPLAVVSRRGRAVAPARITTAIRDDTVFMPFHWPGEGRANTLTNPALDPVSRMPEFKACAVRLERVGV from the coding sequence ATGCAGACCCCCGTGACGCCCACCCACTGCCCGTACTGCGCGCTGCAGTGCGGCATGAACCTGACGCCCGTGCCGGACGGCGACGGCGGCAGCGTGGTCGAGGTGACGGAACGCACCGACTTCCCGGTGAACCGGGGCGCCCTGTGCGGCAAGGGCCGTACCGCGCCCGCGCTGCTCTCGTCCCGGGTGCGGCTGACCTCCCCGCTGGTCCGCACGGACGGCGAGCTGCGGCCGGCCGGCTGGGACGAGGCGCTCGACCGGATCGCCGAGGGGCTGTCCCGCACGCGTACGGAGCATGGCCCGGACGCGTGCGGGGTCTTCGGCGGGGGCGGGCTGACCAACGAGAAGGCGTACACGCTCGGCAAGTTCGCCCGGGTCGCGCTCGGCACCTCGCAGATCGACTACAACGGACGCTTCTGCATGTCGTCCGCGGCGGCCGGCGGCATCAGGGCCTTCGGCCTGGACCGGGGGCTGCCCTTCCCGCTGGAGGACATCCCGAGGACGGGGTGTGTGATCCTCGTAGGCTCGAATCTCGCCGAGACCATGCCGCCCGCGCTGCGCTATCTCACGGAACTGAAGGAGAACGGCGGCACGTTGATCGTCATCGATCCGCGCCGCACCCGTACCGCCGAACAGGCCGATCTGCATCTGGCGCCCCGCCCGGGTACCGATCTCGCCCTGGCGCTCGGCCTGTTGCACCTGGTGGTGGCGGAAGGCCGTACGGACGAGGCGTACATCCATGAGCGCACGAGCGGCTGGGAGGAGGCGCGGGCCGCGGCGATGGCGCACTGGCCCGAGTACGTGGAGCGGATCACGGGGGTGTCCGTTCCCCAACTCCGTGAGACCGTGCGGATGTTCTGCGAGCCGGAGTCCGCGATGGTGCTCACCGCGCGAGGGCCCGAGCAGCAGTCCAAGGGCACGGACACGGTCGGCGCGTGGATCAACCTCTGCCTGGCGACCGGGCGTGCGGGCCGGCCCTTCTCCGGGTACGGGTGTCTCACCGGGCAGGGCAACGGGCAGGGCGGGCGCGAACACGGACAGAAGGCCGACCAGTTGCCCGGCTACCGCAAGCTCGACGACCCGGCGGCGCGGCGGCACGTCGCCGAGGTCTGGGGCGTCGACCCCGACTCGCTGCCGGGGCCCGGCCGCAGCGCGTACGAGTTGCTCGACGCCATGGGTACGGACATCCGCTCGCTGCTCGTGATGGCCTCGAACCCGGTGGTGTCCGCACCCCGGGCCGCCCACGTCGAGGAACGGCTGCGGTCGCTGGACTTCCTGGCCGTCGCCGACGTGGTGCTGTCGGAGACCGCGGAGCTGGCCGATGTCGTGCTCCCCGTCACCCAGTGGGCCGAGGAGACGGGCACGACGACCAACCTGGAGGGCCGCGTGCTGCTGCGCAAGCAGGCGATCACGCCGCCGGACGGCATCCGCAGCGATCTGTACGTCATGCGTGAACTGGCCGCCCGGCTGGGCGTGGAGAAGGGCTTCCCCACGGACCCGGAGGAGGTCTTCGAGGAGCTGCGCCGGGCGAGCGCGGGTGGGCCCGCCGACTACTCGGGGATCACGTACCGGCGGCTGGCGGAGGAGAACGGGGTGTTCTGGCCGTGCCCCGCTGAGGAGGCCGGTGGCCCGACGGGGCTCGCCGCCGGCGCCGGTGCGGGCGGGGTGCATCCCGGTACGCCCCGGCTGTTCCTCGACCGGTTCGCCACCCCCGACGGGCGCGCCCGGTTCGTCGCCGTGAGCCATCGGCCGCTGGCGGAGGAGCCGGACGACGAGTATCCGGTACTGCTCACCACGGGGCGGGTCGTCTCGCAGTACCAGTCGGGTGCGCAGACCCGGCGGGTCGACGAACTGAACGCCGCCGCGCCCGGTCCGTTCGTGGAGCTGCATCCCCGGCTGGCCGAGCGGCTGGGGGCGGTGGAGGGGGAGCCTCTTGCCGTGGTGTCGCGGCGGGGGCGGGCGGTTGCGCCCGCGCGGATCACCACCGCGATTCGGGACGACACGGTGTTCATGCCGTTTCACTGGCCGGGGGAGGGGCGGGCCAACACGTTGACCAATCCGGCGCTTGATCCGGTGTCCCGGATGCCGGAGTTCAAGGCTTGCGCCGTTCGTTTGGAGCGGGTGGGAGTGTAG
- a CDS encoding SanA/YdcF family protein: MRRPRRPRPPRLPEFLRPRLPRTRTGQRRAVQAVMAGCVLALLPATWMFTVADDRLRTAADVPRTEVAVVFGAGLWRGEPSPYLAHRLDAAAGLYRSGRIQVVLVTGDNSREDYDEPDAMRAYLTKRGVPDGRIVSDYAGFDTWDSCVRAKKIFGVDEAVLISQGFHIRRAVALCQEAGVESYGVGVDAVHDTTWYYGGAREVVAAGKALLDAVFEPDPMFLGPQEPGVQRALAAGGR, translated from the coding sequence ATGCGTCGTCCGAGACGTCCGCGACCGCCGCGACTGCCGGAGTTCTTGAGACCGCGGCTGCCGCGCACCCGTACCGGGCAGCGCCGTGCCGTACAGGCCGTGATGGCCGGGTGCGTGCTCGCACTGCTTCCGGCCACCTGGATGTTCACGGTCGCGGACGACCGGCTGCGCACGGCGGCGGACGTGCCGCGCACCGAGGTCGCGGTCGTCTTCGGGGCCGGACTGTGGCGGGGCGAGCCGTCGCCGTACCTCGCGCACCGGCTGGACGCGGCGGCCGGTCTCTACCGGTCCGGCCGTATCCAGGTCGTCCTGGTCACCGGCGACAACAGCCGCGAGGACTACGACGAGCCGGACGCCATGCGCGCCTACCTCACGAAGCGGGGCGTGCCCGACGGGCGGATCGTCAGCGACTACGCCGGCTTCGACACCTGGGACTCCTGCGTCCGGGCCAAGAAGATCTTCGGGGTGGACGAGGCGGTGCTGATCAGCCAGGGCTTCCACATCCGGCGGGCGGTCGCGCTGTGCCAGGAGGCGGGCGTCGAGTCGTACGGGGTCGGGGTGGACGCCGTGCACGACACCACCTGGTACTACGGCGGAGCCCGCGAGGTGGTCGCGGCGGGCAAGGCGCTCCTGGACGCGGTGTTCGAGCCGGATCCCATGTTCCTGGGGCCCCAAGAGCCGGGCGTGCAAAGGGCGTTGGCAGCCGGTGGCCGATAG